Sequence from the Mauremys mutica isolate MM-2020 ecotype Southern chromosome 2, ASM2049712v1, whole genome shotgun sequence genome:
AGCAGAAAGAGAAGCTAAAGTTCTCAAGTAAAAAATAATTATCTACCTCATATTAAGGATCTGATctaatgcccattgaaatcatttaaaatactcccattcacttcagtaggtATTGGACCTGGCCCTACCAGCAGAAGAGAGAAATTCACCCATGGACTTTCCATGATTTCCTCAGACCTTTAAATCAGGCCTTCTCCAAAGTGCAGCCCCTTAGAGAGTCTTCAGGCCCTTTTTTAGATCTGAGCAAAAGCAACAACACAACCGAGCCAGAAACAAAGCACAAATTGCTTTGGCTGCAGATAACCTCCAGTGGAATGATAACAGTTTCAGACTGTCACTAAGCAAGCTCTCTATTCTAGAACTTAGCCACCCAAACATATATAAGATACCTTTGTGGGGATTTACTGCAGTGATGCCTGCAAATGGTTGCAGAGACCGGTTTTATTATATACAGCATGGTTCTGTTTTATATAGTCTTTCATAATCACACGCTTTACAAAATAATGCAATGTATAGGCACAGGCAACTGTTATATACTCAGCAATAACTCATACATACCCTTGGCCATAAAAACCTCTTCTACTGAAAGAGTAAACTTTCCTCAGGATATGAGTTATTGCAATTTTTTAATAAATAGAAGTGCCAAGTCATTAAAGCCATAAATCATCCCAGTTTCTTGAATCTCTCATCCACAGAATGGTACCTATACTGCAACACCTTCTCTACTGCACTGCAGCAGCAGATATAGATATAAATCTAAATTCTAGCATGGCACTTGAACTCAGAGGCAGGCGCTATCCATTGGTCACTTGGTTAGTGTACATTGACTGCAAGGGAGGAGTGGTTATCTGGCTTTCTTACATTCAGCAATGCTTGGTGGCTTCCACCTTTCGCAGTAACACATTGTATTTCTAATAATATAGAGTGGGAGTTTCAACAGTGCCAAAGAATGTTAGGCACTCACCTTCCAGTGACTTGAGAGCTGGGCCACTAACTttcataggcacttttgaaagcgCCTTCTATTCAGAGCTTTACACAcaaatgaattaagcctcacaacacctttGAGATAAGTATTTATTATCCTCTTTTGACAGATGAGGACACTGAGCCACAGTCAGTCAGCAGAAGAGGCAAGtgctgtgctttaaccactagattGGTGGTCCCCTTCTGTGCTTTAATCCCTCCTTCCTTTCATTTACTATGTAGATGCCTTTCAAATTTAACTACTACAGTTTTATACCAATGTATCCAGCAGGCATCAGAGGGACTGTTCCATGCCTTTTTGATTTCAGCACATAGCCAGCTACTTGCTTATCCTCTGGATAACTAGACTTGCTTGGGGGTTAGTGTGTCTTCAGCAAAGATATAATGCAGGTGGCAGATTAGTGTTGTTTTGTTGTGGCAAACCTATGGGGAAAGATTCTTTGCAAAGCAGTGAACGCTACAAAAAAGTATTTAACCTGAAATAGTACATAGCCAATGGCTCAAGAATTACATTCCCTCAAATCTGGGTTTATTATAAGTAGTAACTGGTCCAGGAACCCTTATAAAAAGGCATACAGGGAGCTCTAGGAAAAAGTGGCTTTCACAGAGCAGTTTGGCTCGGTGACAGAGGGGGGAGGATCATGCGCACAGACCGGGAAGCGTCAGGACTGGAGAGACAGACAGCAGCGTTTGCAGTTTCCCTATTTCAGCAGGAGGAGGAAGGACCCGGAGAAGATTGGAGGGTGCAGGCGAGAGACAAGGAGGGGATGGGAATGAGATGGGGGTCGCCGTTGGAGTCTGATGAATGATGGTTTGTAAGCGAAGGGAAAAGAAGGGAAGGAACCTGGAAAATAGTCATTTGCATCGGACCAACGGAAAAGCGAGTCGATTTTTCGGGCTGCAAAATAACTTGAGCTGCATCAAGCTGAGCCAGAGAGAGGGGAGAgcggcaggggaaggaggaggaggctgcCACTAAGGGATTTGCCTTCATTTTACTGAAACAAGCCAGTGCTTAAGAGACAGAcgagggtgggggctgaggaggggcaAGCGcgcgggtgggggcggggggtctaAAGAAGAAAAGTGAGGCTGGTGGTTGGGGAGAAGCAGAAGTGATGAGAAAACAAacggggaggctgggggaggctgctcGTGCTGCCGCGCTCTGCCGGGAGGCTCGCTGCCGCTATTCCTGTGGGTGGACAGGATTAAAGAGCCTCAAGTGCCCGACAcccccagggctgcggctgcttcTTCCTCTGCCTGGACCATGGAGACTTTAAATGGCACCAGCCCAAGTGATACcctcaagcagcagcagcagcagggccaccaccacccccacgcTGAGAAGAAGAGACTGAACCGAGCCCCTTCCCCCGCCAGACCCTTCCTCAAGGATCTCCACGGCCGGGCATCGTCTGCCAAGCCCCCGCCGGTGCCGCCCAAATCCCCCAGCCTGTCGGGCAAGCCGCAGCAGCCGGGCGCCCCGCCTCAATCCGCCGGGCTCCTGGCCACCCAGAGCCGCCTCTCCAGGCGCAGCGGCTCCCAGGGCGCAAAGGCAGGGGCAGCAGCCGGGACGGGCGGCCGAGCGGGCAGCGCCAAAGCCGCCCTGTGGAGCAAGAAGGCGGCCCGAGCCCAGGAGCAAGGGGGCGGCAAGGCCGGGGCCAGgcaggccgggggggagccgggccaCCCGCCCGGCAAAggcaggaaggggaagagaggcgcccccccgcagcaggggggctctctgGCCTCGGCCGCCGGGCCCGGGCTGGGCAGCGGCCATGCGGCCGGGGCGGCTCCGGCCAGGCTCAGCCACACGGACAGCAGCTCCGACCTGTCCGACTGCCCCTCCGAGCCGCTCTCCGATGAGCAGCGACCGGCCCAGGCCGCCAGCAGCGACGCCGAGTCCGGCACCGGCTCCAGCGACCGGGAGCAGCCGCCTGCCCCGGGCCGAGCGGGCACCCCGGTGCCTGGGGGCAGCCCCGCGCTGGGCGCCCCGCCGTGCCCGGAGAGCCCCGCCGGCCAGAGGGCGGCGCAGCCAGCTCCGCCCTGCAGCCCGCAGCCCGCCTCGCCCGCCCCCGGGGGAGAAGAGCCGAGCTGGGGCCGAGCCGCGGAGAACATGCGGCTGGGCAGCAAAGCGCCCGCCCCCTGCCAGCCGCCggcggcggaggaggaggaggagctgctgcgggAGATCGAGGAGCTGCGCTCGGAAAATGACTATCTCAAGGTAAACAGCGCCGAGGGGCGGGGCCAGCGGGTGGGCGCATCCCCCCGGCGCAGGGAGGCGGGACCTGGGGGCTGAGCACGTgcgggggtggctgggtggggctggagctggggtgcctggcgggggtggggatgtgcgTGCACCGGGGGTAGGTAGCAATTGCTGGGTTCTTTCGCTCTCCAGGtaaatggggtggggggttgtgctCGTGGTGTAGCGGGATCATGCTGGGGGATGCGTGGCTGGGCGAAGGGCTGTGTTCATTGAGTATGGATGTGCCTCAGCTGCTGGGCACTTCCCCGCCAACTATTTGACAGTGCAGTAAAACTGGCACTTAGGGCTATCCAGTGGCTCTAACGGTTGTGATCTTTGGTCTCCAGTAGAAGGCATTGTAGTAGGCTGGATGAAACTTTTGGAAGAAGAGGTGGGGGTTGACGGCTCTGTTTTGATTCTTAAAAAATATAGTCTTCCATAAAAGGTCTGCTGTACTGGGATATCTGCTGAAAGGAATCTGGTACATTTCTCCAAGCCAGCGTGCTGCAATAGAAACAATAAGGGTTGGATTCTCTAATTAAAATGCTGTAATTGTGTCAGTCTAAATTCAGAAGCTGTTATTCTGAAACCCAACTAAAGTGAGCATCTCTTGGGAGTAAATCACCCACCAAAATCAGTGTTCCAATTTTACATGTTATATTCACCAAAGCTGTGTAAAAGAAATATGGACACAGTATAAGTACATGACCATTTGACCTTTGGACAGCAGTGTGAAGATCTCCCAGGAAGTCGTGCCAGGGCAAAGCTAAAAAGGGCAGATAAGGAACTAATGCGTGTGATCCTGCTTCTCTATAAAAGCCTGATTTGTGAAGTCTCTGAATACATATAAATCCAGTGCAGTGTGCACTGTAAGGCTATTATGGTTAGCTGGTGTGTGATATTTCAACAATCCCTAAACTTTCTTTCTATCCAAAACATTATGCCTTCTCTGTTGAATACACACAAAATATCTTCCACAGTTTAGCTTttcttaacctttttttttttcacttgaaaTGGAAACAATGACTTAGTGTTATACTGTCCATTGTTATTTATTATAGCAAACCCAAGTCATTAATTAGGAAGTGCTAACAGGTTCTGGCTGAGATCAAGATCAACAACTACAGGAATATTTGCACTATTATCCTAGTGTAAAAATATACTTTTCTGTATTAATTCTGCCCCCTCTCACTTATGTATTAATTCTACCCCCTTTAATTGGGAATGCTACTGGCTAAACGGATCTGCTGGAACCTTTAACTGGGACATGTACATATGTATGATCTTTTGGTATGGCAAGGAGATTACATTCATAAAGatctataaataaaataaactgggTAACCACACATACTGTACACTGCTTCTGGTGGATACAATCTTTGTTCTCTGGTTTTGCAAAAGCCTCATCCTGCAGGCTTTACtcaaacaaaactcccattgaagccagtaggAGTTTtatctgagtaaggactgcaccAGAACAGGGCCCAAAGAACACGTGATTTGGGTAACCCTGAAGGAGAGAAGGATAATACATTGGTAGAAAGAGGGACAGGGACTATGAAACTCTAGTGATTTGAGTAAGGACAAACCTACACTTAAAACGCCGCATTGGTAGAAATGCACTGATGCAGTTGTAGtgctgctgctgtagtgctttaatgaagacactctatgccgacaggagagctatgtcaatgggagaagccctcccgccAACATAGTactgtctacatggggggttaggtcggtataacgaCATCGCTCAGAGGTATGGATTTTTCGCATtactgagtgacatagttatactgatataggtctgtagtgtagactagatCTAAGAGATAGAAAACAATTTTCATCATAGCAAAGAATTAACAACAAGGTGCCTCAACGTTCTGTAGGTCCAGTGTTGCGCATGATTTGGAAAGAGGAGAGAGCAGGGACATAGGAAAGCTTGCAGTTGATACATATTTGTTTAGGTTACTCAGGTCCAAAGAGGATTGGGAGGAACTCCAGAGGAATTTAACCGAGCTAGGGAGAATGGGTAACACAAAGACAATGAAGTTCAATATTGAAATGTATATTGGAGAGGAAAAATGAGATACTCATACCACTtactgggttctaaattaactatgTTAACTCGGGAAAGACATCTGAGCATCATGGTAGACAACTCAATGAAAACCTCTGCCCTACATGCAgctgaaaaagcaaacaaaatgttacaTTGTTTAGGAATAACATGGAAAATATAATGGTGCACctgcatctggaatactgtgtgcagtactggtcacccatctcaaaaagaatatTGCAGAATTGGGGTTGAGGCAAGAGCAAAGAgacaaatgattaggggcatggaaaaaCTCTCCTATGAAGAGAGGTGGAACAGTGTGGGATTCTTTATTTTAGAAAGGCGGTAAAGGGGCATGatcaaaatatataaataatgaatAGTATAGAGAACAAATGTTGGATTTCTGGGCTCCTTGTCTCATAACATAAGAATTGGGAGTGGGGATATTCAATTAAATTGAAAGGTGGAAAATTCAGaaccaataaaaggaaatactttttcatgtAACAAGTAATTAACCCGGGAATTCATTTTCACGGGATGTCTTTGAAGCCAAAATCCTAGCAATAAAAAAAAGGGAATTGGACAATTATATGGATAACAAGGATATCCAAAGTTAATACTAAGAAATTTTGGAAAATATATTAAACTTCATGCTTCAGAGTTTAAGACAATCTGTAACTATTAAGGATAAGGAGGAGATTTAATGTGAGAGGGCAGATTATCACACAACTGCTTACTGTAAAgttttttgcaccttcctctgaagcatctgatgctggccattgtcagagacaggagactGGATGAGCTGGACTATAGATCTGATCTAGTGAGGCAATTCCTATGTTAAAGAAATCAGTTCAACATCATTTCAAACTACTTCCTCTGTGTTATAGTTCTAGTCTTGTGTCCTTCATTTTGAATTATCATCTGCAGCAGTTGGGGCCCTATAGCTGTGTACTCAGCTTGTCTTGAACATTGAGTTTATTAATGTGTATTCATAAAAACATTTTCCTATTCTAAAAATCAGAACCACAACATTGTACATGTGGTGAGTTAGGagtttgtttttaatcatttttatctatctatcttaaAATTCTACTTTCCTTTCTGATAAGGaggctagctttttttttttttttttgctttaattgAAGGTGGTTTAAAGAATAATGGGTAAACTGTCAGTCATAGGTGGACAAATGATGAGATAAATCCCAAAAGATACCATTATTTTGTTGAGCATGTTCATTTGCTGAATTCTCTTGTGTGTAGTCCAGAAGGCAAGGACAGCCATCACTATCCACTCACCCGTTTCCCTCCTACCAGCTGGGACATAGCAGTTGGTGCAAATAATTTGAAGGAACGTTTTGGGTGCTAATCAGATATGCAGTATATTTTCTTACAAAAAAGTTTCAGATCATGGTACTGTTTCAGTCAAATTTCTTATAGTGCTAAAtattaatagaaattaaaaagaATTGAATCAACAAACAGAATTATTTACttctatttatatttttaaaatgccgtCGTCTTTTTTCCCTCCAGTATGCTATGCACAAGCCTTTGCTGAATAAGGTGTTGGTCCTGCAAAGAGgaaagcacgtgcttaactggACACACTGTGGGGCAGATCTTCAGTttagctatgccagtttacaccagctgaggatctggccccaagagTGCCCTCCTACGGCATGTAAAGTTAAGCCTGTgagtaaatctttgcaggatgaaGATCTAGCTGCATAATCTCACTGCTGTAACCCCCATCTTTTACCTTTTTCCCCATCCTTTGAACTGTTTCTAAAAGTTCTTCAGGTCGTCTTTATTGTATTCTTAGAGTTTGTCTACATGGCGGGCTTATGTGCTTAAGAAGTACGTGATTTCTAAAACGTGCTAACATGTCGCTCATTAATTGGTGCATGTAGATCCTGCTGttatgcactaaaagttccctgagTGCAAATTAACATActgctgtttcaaacagcactgtgttaaagcacactagggaccCTTTAGTGCGCACCAGTGAGGTCTACATGGACTAATTAATGCGCAACgtattagtgcactttagaaatcaccccCCTCACCCTCCAGGAGAGTACCTTacttctccatgtagacaagccctaagttatcTATCACACTTCTGGGTATTATAaaccaataaataataataattagaaaaATTGTGTAGAATACCAGTTTTTAAAATGACCAATGCAAAAACACACAAAACCAGGAACCTTATATTTCATTATTTCTTCAATGTGTTAGCCTTCACATAAGCACTTCAAGATGTGCAAACTGAAAGATAAAAAggaggatttttgttttgtatttttaataaagttaGATCTCAAGCAAATCGATTCCTCTGAAATCAGACTAGTTTATTTTACCAACAGGCCTTAGGACCCGGTTTAAAATCCGTAGTATAGCAGGACATCGCCATCCAGTTCTTATATTGTGATGGCATTTCATAATTGACTCATTTTCATGTGTTTTAGCAAGCCTCTTTGCctaggtagttttatttaatctATACAGAAAGAATGGAACCTTCCAATAGCTTATATAAGGTATCATGTTATTTTCTGAGGCAAAGTTGTCACATCCACTGTGAAATATCGTGACTGCTGAGACAGTGAAACCACAAAGCATTTAGGCAGAAGGAGAATAAAAGCTAAGAGAACAAATTTTAATAAATGGAAGCCCTAGAAGAAGCTAAGCTTTACATGTATctaaatgtttttaaatcaacCTTGTTTAGAATATTAAAGTGATATATATGTAAATTATTACTACTTTTCAGGTTTACtttgcagactgcagtctgtGGAAAAGGAAAAATGATATACTAgtcctgggggggagagggaactcACTAAGGGCTTGATCTGgtgctcactgaaatcagtggtgcaAGATTGGACCTTAAAGGGTTTTCTCTTGCTCCCTTTTGCAGCAGTcagagttttgccactggcttAGTGGCTCCAGAATCAGGGCCCAAATTTTAGTAGTTCAAAATTCCCTTGCTTTCACTTCACATCAAATTAATTCAAATCAAATGAATTAAGGAAATGCTTATTTTAAGTAAAGAAATGTATTGTGAATGGTGATAATGTTAAATAATGGATTTTGCTATTCAAAAATAAAGGTGGACCCTTTTATATTTACGTATCTTGATAAGAGATGCTGCTTTACAAATCCTCCCATCTTAAGTACTTTGCATGTTTAATGAACAGTGTATGCAAAAAGGTCCTAAGCAAAACTTGAGCACTTATTACAATCATTAAAGTGCAACTAGTGCTTTCTCACATATACACTATTGGGTAGTTTTCACTATGTATCAAGTAGCATAACTTGAAAATGCCTACACTGTAGGCAAGCACAAACTGTTCTCACAAACAGCATATCCCCTAAAATAGCACTTACATTCTTAGATGAATGTCTTGCTTTGTCTTTCTTACTGTTTCTTAGCAGTGACTTATGCTATATATCATTGGAAAAGGGGATATTCCTGGGTGGGaatattaatttttgtttaaaattacaATATGTATGGCATGGTTATGCTATGCTTCACAACTTTCAGCTTCTTTTACATTGTAGCCCTTCTCAAGTCAATGCTTCTGGATCATGTGTTTGAAAACGACATACAAAGGTGTTTGGATCAATATACGTCACATGGACTATATGGTAGTTTCATTCAATGACCTACCGTAACTTGGTGTGTGTCGTAGGATCTCTATATTGATGTGACTAATTTTTTCATTTAGCAAGGGTTACAGGGGTTAGTAAAGCAAAAGTTATTGTGGTCTTTCTTTGACATGCCCCTTTCCACACCTAATATGCATTAGTCATGTGGAAGAATAGAGGTAATAACCCTAGGCATCAAAATAATGTGAATCATTTCAGACACAAGGTCAGTCAGCTGTTAGAATGAAATGTCAGTTTGGTAAACAATGGCAGTAGGTCCATGTGCCTTGttagccacagctgtggctctgCTGAAAACATTTAATTGTCCAGGGGGCAGCAGAGTGGATTATTTGTATAATGTGATAGACAATAGTTTCCGTCTGTAGGCTTGAGTAGATTATAGTAACATTGCACTAGCCAGATGACTACTCCAACTGTTCAAATGGTAGCAGCTAAGGAAATGTCCTGAAACAGTAATAGCTTTGATTATTTGAATAAAATGCATAAGCTCACAAATGCTTAATTCTGCTTTCTGTTTTCCACTGTGGAAAAGCAAAACTTACCTAAAATCACAGGTATTAATCATGTTAGAATTGTCAGAATTCTAAAATTGTTTTGTGCAACCAACCTACTGTATGATAATGTAACACTACTTGCTCACAACTGATATCAACATTTGAGGATCAGTTTAGGAATTTTAAGCTGGTTTGACAGTTTGATAGCTGAATAATAATTTGAGGCATGCAGGGAACTTGCAGTTGATTGGGACATTTTGAAAAAGGCAAAAATACTATTGTTTGATTAAATCAAAAACAATCTTCTTGGGGCATATTCATCTTTAgtgtaactctgctgaagtcattgGAGTTACACCAAGGAGGAATTTGATCCTGATTGTAACGTGGTAACCTACataatgtttgcagtgttgtagctgctTTGGTCCCAGGCTCAGAAAGACAAGGTaggtggggtaatatcttttattggagcaacttctgttggtggaagttGGGACAGATTTCTAAGCAGAAGGGGTAATGTGTGGAGGTGGTCCCTTGAAATAAATTGGGAATTGAGGGTTAGATTGTTATGCATAAAGGGCCTGAAGTGTGCAGTTAAGGgtagcaggcaatgtgatgtgttacaaattgttgtaatgagccataattCCAGTGTCCCTgttaagtccatggtttttaggTGTCAAGccgagttatgaatttaagttcccaggcctGCCTTTTGAAGGTGAACAGGTTTCCTCTGAAGACAAGTATTGAAAGATCAGATATAGTGTGATCACTCTGTGAAAAAGTAATCGCCCAGGTGAtaaggtgtttttgtcttttatcattttcctgtgtgagttcattcaagagcatagtgattacttgtgtagctcaaaagcatgtaccttccatcaacagaagttggtccagttaAAGATTACCTCAACTACCTTGTCTCAATCTACATAATGACATTATGAGatatttaaaatatgaaaatggaAATGACATAAAATTGCAACTCatgaatctttttaaaaaattgacatttATCAGGGGCTACCTAGAACTTGTGCAGTCACTAGAACCTCGGCAGTTACTGCTATCTTTTTTCACTGATTTAATATATAACCTCCTAATTCCAGAGCAAATATTGTCATACATTATAAGCATAAATTGTGTTCTATTTTGTTGGATATTTAAAAAGTTGCTTGtatgtttttcaatgtgtgtaattagtagggctgtcgatttaatcgcagttaactcatgcgattaactcaaaaagataatcatgattaaaaaataattgtgattaatcgcagttttaattagACTgtgaaacaatagaataccaattgaaatttattaaatatttttggatgtatttctacattttcaaatatactgatttcaattacaacacagaatacaaagtgtacagtgttcacgttatattattatattagataacaaatatttgcactgtaaaatgataaacaaaagaaatagtagttttcaattcacctcatacaagtactgtagtgcaatctctttattgtgaacgtgcaatttacaaatgtagattttttgtttgttatgtaactgcactcaaaaccaaaacaatgtaaaactttagagcctacaagtccactcaattcTACTTCTTATtgagccaatcgctaagacaaacaagttgtttacatttacgggagataatgctgcctgcttcttatttataatgtcacctgaaagtgagaaaaggtgtttgcatggtacttttgtagccagcattgcaaggtacttatgtgtcagatatgctaaaccagtggtctccaacctttttaagcACAAGTTCACTTtctgaatttaagtgcaaccctggatctaccctgccccttccctgaggccccaccccttccccgagaccccaccccactcactccatccccccacccgttgctcactctcccccaccctcactcagtttcagcaggctggggcagggggttggagtgggggtgtgggctctgggctgagggcaAGAGGTTCGGGGTGTGAAAGGGGGCTCTGGGtgagcttggggcagggggttggggtgcagcagggggtgaagggtgcagcctctgggaaggagtttgggtacatgaggaggctctgggatggggcagggggttggggtgcaggagagggtgcgggccctgggagggagtttgggtgcaggagggggttcagggcaggggcagggggttgtggcgCAGGCTTTCACCAAGAGGTGCTTACTCTCGGCGGCGGcacagcaaggctaaggcaggctccctgcctgtcccggcCCCACACTGCTTCCGGAAGCTGCTGGCACGTCCCTGCGACCCTGGGAGAGAGGGGGTCACGTGGCTCCGTGTGCTGACCCTCCCTGCAGGCACCATccccggagctcccattggccgcagttccctgttcctggccagtggagc
This genomic interval carries:
- the LOC123363188 gene encoding microtubule cross-linking factor 1-like produces the protein METLNGTSPSDTLKQQQQQGHHHPHAEKKRLNRAPSPARPFLKDLHGRASSAKPPPVPPKSPSLSGKPQQPGAPPQSAGLLATQSRLSRRSGSQGAKAGAAAGTGGRAGSAKAALWSKKAARAQEQGGGKAGARQAGGEPGHPPGKGRKGKRGAPPQQGGSLASAAGPGLGSGHAAGAAPARLSHTDSSSDLSDCPSEPLSDEQRPAQAASSDAESGTGSSDREQPPAPGRAGTPVPGGSPALGAPPCPESPAGQRAAQPAPPCSPQPASPAPGGEEPSWGRAAENMRLGSKAPAPCQPPAAEEEEELLREIEELRSENDYLKVNSAEGRGQRVGASPRRREAGPGG